From Serinicoccus profundi, the proteins below share one genomic window:
- a CDS encoding PaaI family thioesterase: MTDNATPRPPAPLSPDDVPRGDLAERMGIRLVEVSVERTVAVMPVEGNTQPYGLLHGGASAALAETVGSVAAMLHAGEGRIAVGVDLSATHHRAVRTGEVTAVATPLSRGRSIATYDITISDDEGRRVCTARLTCALRDRPPTA, encoded by the coding sequence ATGACTGACAACGCCACCCCGCGCCCCCCGGCCCCGCTCTCCCCCGACGACGTGCCCCGCGGCGACCTCGCCGAACGGATGGGGATCCGCCTGGTGGAGGTCTCGGTCGAACGCACCGTGGCCGTCATGCCGGTCGAGGGCAACACCCAGCCCTACGGGCTGCTGCACGGTGGTGCCTCCGCCGCGCTCGCCGAGACCGTCGGGTCGGTCGCCGCCATGCTGCACGCCGGGGAGGGTCGGATCGCCGTCGGTGTCGACCTCAGCGCCACGCATCACCGGGCGGTGCGCACCGGCGAGGTCACCGCGGTCGCCACCCCTCTCTCGCGGGGCCGCTCGATCGCGACCTACGACATCACGATCTCCGACGACGAGGGGCGACGCGTCTGCACGGCCCGGCTGACCTGTGCCCTCCGCGACCGGCCCCCCACGGCGTAG